The DNA region CGGGGAGTGCCGGATCGCCCGGGAGCTCCTCGCCGGCCCGCACGCCGTGGGGCGGGTGATCGCCCGCCCGTTTGTCGGCGCCCCCGGGCGGTTTGTCCGCACGGACCGCCGGAGGGATTTTTCGCTCGCGCCGCCCGCGCCGACGGTGCTGGACGGCCTGCGCGCCGCCGGCGTGCCGGTCGTGGCGGTCGGCAAGGTGTCGGATCTCTTCGCCGGCCGGGGAATCACCGACGCCGTCCACACCCACGACGACCGGGATGGGGTGGCGCAGACCCTCCGCGCCATGGATACGACCCCCGCCGGGTTGATCTTCACCAACCTGGTGGATCTCGACACCCTCTTCGGCCACCGCAACGATCCACGCGGGTACGGCGACGATCTCGAACGGATCGACGTGGAGATGGCTGCGGTGGCGGCGCGACTCGGCCCGAGCGATCTGTTGATCATCACCGCGGATCACGGCAACGACCCGACGAGCGCGAGCACGGATCACAGCCGGGAGTACGTGCCGCTTCTTCTTGCGGGTCCCGGGGTCCACCGCGGGGTGGACGTCGGAACCCGCCGAACCTTCGCGGACGTCGGGGCGACCGTGGCGGCCGCCCTGGACGGGATTCCCCCGGTGGTGGGGACGAGCATGCTGAGCGAGGTGCTGGCGCGGTGAAGGCGGGGACCCCGATCGCGGATGCGGTGGCGGCGATCCGGCGGAGGACGCCGCTCGCTCCCCCGCTTGGGGTGGTGTTCGGCAGCGGGTTGGGCGCTCTCGCCGAGCAGGCCGACGCGGAAGCGGTCCTGCCCTATGCGGAGATCCCCCACTTCCCGGTCCCGACCGCGGCGGGGCATCGGGGCTGCCTCATCCTCGGCCGGCTGGGCGGCCGGCCCTGCGCGCTGATGCAGGGGCGCGTGCATCTCTACGAAGGGTACACCGCCGCCGAGGTGGTACTGCCCGTGCGGGTCCTCGCGGCGCTCGGCGTCCGCACCCTGGTCGTGACCAACGCCGCGGGCGGGATCAACCCGGGCCTGCGGACGGGGGATCTGATGGTGATCACCGACCACATCAACTTCTTCGGGACGAATCCCTTGATCGGGCCGAACGATGAGACCATCGGCCCACGGTTTCCGGATCTCTCCCGCGCCTACGACCCCGCCCTCGTCGCCCTCGCCGCCGAGGTGGCCCGCGCGGCGGGGATGACGATCCACCGGGGAGTGTACATCGGGGTCAGCGGTCCATCGTACGAGACCCCCGCGGAATTGGCGATGATGGCCGGGTGGGGCGCCGACGCGGTCGGGATGTCCACCGTCCCGGAGGTCATCGCCGCCAGGCATGCCGGGATGCGGGTGCTGGGGCTCTCGGCGATCACCAACGCCGCCGCGGACGGGGACGCGGCCACGCACGAGGCCGTGCTCCGGGCCGCCCACGCCCTGGAGCCCCGGTTCGTTCGGCTGGTGCGGGGGATCATCGAGACGCTGCCGGCCTGAGATCCCGAGTGCGCGCCTACGAGCTGATCCAGAGGAAGCGGGACGGGGGCGAACTCTCCGAGGCGGAGATCCGCTGGCTGATCGGGGGGTTCGTCCGCGAGGAGATCCCCGACGCCCAGATGGCGGCATGGCTGATGGCCGTGTATTTTCGCGGGCTGAATGCCGCGGAGACCGCTTCGCTGACACTGGCGATGGTCGACAGCGGCAGGACGCTCGACCTGCGCCGCGTTCGCGGGCGGACCGTGGATAAGCACAGCACCGGAGGGGTGGGGGATAAGACCTCGCTGGTGGTGGTGCCGCTCGTGGCCAGCGCGGGGGTGCGGGTGGCGAAGCTCTCCGGCCGCGGCCTGGGGCATACCGGCGGCACGCTCGACAAGCTGGAGTCGATTCCGGGCTTCCGGATCCAGCTCTCGCCCGATGAGCTGATCGACCAGGTGAACCGGGTCGGCTGCGCGATCGTGAGCCAATCGCAGGACCTGGTGCCGGCCGACAAGCGGCTGTACGCGCTCCGCGACATCACGGCGACCGTGGGCAGCGTCCCGCTGATCGCCAGCAGCGTCATGAGCAAGAAGATCGCGGCCGGCAGCGAGGCGATCGTCCTCGACGTCAAGGCCGGCAGCGGCGCGTTCATGAAGACCCCGGAGGCCGCCCGGACTCTCGCCGCCGCCATGGTGGAGATCGGTCGGGCGGCCGGCCGGCGGACCGTGGCCGTGATCACCGCGATGGGTGAGCCGCTCGGCCGCGCGGTCGGCAACGCGCTCGAGGTCGACGAGGCCCTCCGGACGCTCCGGGGCGACGGCCCGCCCGATCTCCAAGATCTGTGCCTGGCCCTGGGGGCACACATGGTCGTACTCGCCGGCCTCGCCGCCGACCACGCCGCCGCCCGTGCCCTCCTTGCCGACCGGCTGCGTCGGGGAGACGCCGGGCGCACGTTTCGGGAGATGGTCGCCGCGCAGGGCGGCGATCCCGGGGTAGTGGATCACCCCGGTCGCCTGCCGTGGGCGCCGATCCAGCGGCCGGCCGCCGCGGAGGTTGAGGGCGTGGTGCTCGCCGTAGACGCGGAGGCGCTGGGGAGCGCGGCGATGATCCTCGGCGCCGGACGGGCGCGGGCGGAGGACCGCATCGACCCGGCGGCGGGTCTGGTGATCGAGCGCAAGATCGGCGAGGCGGTGCGCCGAGGGGAGCCGCTGGCGATGATCCACGGGGCAGCACCGGCGGCGGTGGAGGAGGCGATCCGGCGGGTGCGGGCCGCCTATACGATCGGAGCCGGGATGCCGGTCCGGCCCCCGCTGATCTATGGGGTCGTCTCGTAGCGGGAGAGCGCGGAGCGGTACGGCGGCGGCCCGCGCGCGGGCGCACGGCCCGGGGAGGTGGAGCGGATGTTCAAGCGGGTGGGAGTGATCGGGTGCGGGCTGATGGGCTCGGGCATCGCCGAGGTGTGCGCGCGAGCCGGGTGCCAGGTGGTGGTGCGTGAGGTCTCCGAGGATCTCCTCCGCCGGGGATTGGGCCGGATCGACTCATCGCTGGCCCGGGGGGTCGAGCGGGGGAAGCTCACCGATGCCGATCGCCAGGCCGCCCGAGGCCGCATTCGGGGGACTACGGCGCTCGGGGATCTCGGCGGATGCGAGATCCTGCTCGAGGCGATCATCGAGAAGATGTCGGACAAGATGGCCCTCTACGCGGAACTCGACGCGATCTGCCCCCCGGAGGCCCTTTTCGCGAGCAACACCAGCTCCTTGTCGATTACGGAGATGGCCTCGGTCACCAAGCGGCCCGAGCGCTTCCTGGGCCTTCACTTCTTTAACCCCGTGCCCGTGATGCGGCCGGTGGAGATGGTCCGAGGGTTGCTCACGGCGGAGGAAACGTTGGTGCGGTGCCGGGCCTTCTGCGAGGCTCTGGGGAAAACCGTCGTGGCCTGCAAGGACTACCCGGGGTTTATCGTCAACCTCCTGCTCGTGCCATACCTCCTCGATGCCGTCCGCGCCCTGGAATTGGGCGTCGCCAGCCGGGAGGACATCGACGAGGCCGTCCGCCTCGGCCTCAACCATCCGATGGGACCGCTGACGCTTCTGGACTTCGTGGGGATCGACACGACGTACTATATCGCCGAGGCGATGTTCGAGGAGTTCAAGGACGCCCGATACGCCGCCCCACCCTTGATGCGAAAGATGGTCGTCGCGGGATGCCACGGCCGGAAGAGCGGGAAGGGATTCTACGAGTATGCGAAGCCGTCGTAGGCCGGCCGGCGAGGGGCGGGGCCGTGCACAGATGCAGGCAGCGCTGCTCGGGCGCGGGGCCCCGCAGGAGGCGTTGTCCTGAGAGACGAAGACCCGGCTGAGGTGGTTCGGTGGAATTTGAACTGAACGAGGAGCATCGACTCCTCCAGGACACCGTCCGCGAGTGGGCGACCGTTCGGCTCGGGCCTCTCGCCGCCGAGATGGACCGGACCGGCCGGTATCCGCCGGAGCTCCTCCGCGAACTCGGAGCGCTGGGGCTGATGGGGGTGTTCATCCCCGAGCAGTACGGCGGGGGTGGAATGGACACCGTGTCCTACTGTATTGTGCTCGAGGAGATCGCCCGGGCGGAGGCGGCGCTCGCCGCGGTGCTGTCCGTGAACAACTCGCTGGACTGCTACCCGATCTTTGCGTTCGGGAACGAGCGGCAGAAGCGGACGTATCTCGCCGAGCTCGCCAGCGGCCGAAAGCTCGGGTGCTACTGTCTGACCGAGCCCGCGGCGGGGTCTGACGCCGCGTCGCTTCAGACCAGCGCCCGCGACGCGGGGGATCACTGGGTCCTCAACGGGACCAAGATTTTTGTCACGAACGGTGTGGAGGCCGATCTCCTCATCATCTACGCGCGGACCGAGCCCACCCCCGGCAGCGGGGGGATCAGCGCGTTCATCG from bacterium includes:
- a CDS encoding phosphopentomutase, whose product is GECRIARELLAGPHAVGRVIARPFVGAPGRFVRTDRRRDFSLAPPAPTVLDGLRAAGVPVVAVGKVSDLFAGRGITDAVHTHDDRDGVAQTLRAMDTTPAGLIFTNLVDLDTLFGHRNDPRGYGDDLERIDVEMAAVAARLGPSDLLIITADHGNDPTSASTDHSREYVPLLLAGPGVHRGVDVGTRRTFADVGATVAAALDGIPPVVGTSMLSEVLAR
- a CDS encoding purine-nucleoside phosphorylase → MKAGTPIADAVAAIRRRTPLAPPLGVVFGSGLGALAEQADAEAVLPYAEIPHFPVPTAAGHRGCLILGRLGGRPCALMQGRVHLYEGYTAAEVVLPVRVLAALGVRTLVVTNAAGGINPGLRTGDLMVITDHINFFGTNPLIGPNDETIGPRFPDLSRAYDPALVALAAEVARAAGMTIHRGVYIGVSGPSYETPAELAMMAGWGADAVGMSTVPEVIAARHAGMRVLGLSAITNAAADGDAATHEAVLRAAHALEPRFVRLVRGIIETLPA
- a CDS encoding thymidine phosphorylase, with the protein product MRAYELIQRKRDGGELSEAEIRWLIGGFVREEIPDAQMAAWLMAVYFRGLNAAETASLTLAMVDSGRTLDLRRVRGRTVDKHSTGGVGDKTSLVVVPLVASAGVRVAKLSGRGLGHTGGTLDKLESIPGFRIQLSPDELIDQVNRVGCAIVSQSQDLVPADKRLYALRDITATVGSVPLIASSVMSKKIAAGSEAIVLDVKAGSGAFMKTPEAARTLAAAMVEIGRAAGRRTVAVITAMGEPLGRAVGNALEVDEALRTLRGDGPPDLQDLCLALGAHMVVLAGLAADHAAARALLADRLRRGDAGRTFREMVAAQGGDPGVVDHPGRLPWAPIQRPAAAEVEGVVLAVDAEALGSAAMILGAGRARAEDRIDPAAGLVIERKIGEAVRRGEPLAMIHGAAPAAVEEAIRRVRAAYTIGAGMPVRPPLIYGVVS
- a CDS encoding 3-hydroxybutyryl-CoA dehydrogenase, with the translated sequence MFKRVGVIGCGLMGSGIAEVCARAGCQVVVREVSEDLLRRGLGRIDSSLARGVERGKLTDADRQAARGRIRGTTALGDLGGCEILLEAIIEKMSDKMALYAELDAICPPEALFASNTSSLSITEMASVTKRPERFLGLHFFNPVPVMRPVEMVRGLLTAEETLVRCRAFCEALGKTVVACKDYPGFIVNLLLVPYLLDAVRALELGVASREDIDEAVRLGLNHPMGPLTLLDFVGIDTTYYIAEAMFEEFKDARYAAPPLMRKMVVAGCHGRKSGKGFYEYAKPS